The Staphylococcus haemolyticus region ACATTGTCATTTCCGTAAATTTCTCTACATTTTAATACCAACTCAGTACCAATTTGACCAAGTGCTCCTGTAATAACGATTCTTTCCATAAATAAAAAACTCCCTTTGTGTGTTTACCACGAATGATTGTCCTTTTAGGGTGTACATAATCCCTATTTACATGCTTATTATAATATAAAAGCGCTTTCTTGTATACTCACAAAGTACATTCTTTTAAATTCACTTTATTTTTGAAAAGTCAGAGATACTTGCTCTTCACAACGTTATATTTATTAATTGTTTTTAAAATTATTGTAAATAATTTAATGAGTAAGCTTAAGACTTTGCGACTTATGCTAATATGAGAATGTAAATTTCATCTAATAAAGGAGGCAAATATGAAGCGATATCTTATTCCACTTTTAGTTTTATGTTTTATCGTATTTGGTATTACCACTGGTACCTCTTATGCAGCTGAATCACAGGCAACACAATCTACTAACATAACTGCTACCGAAGAAGCATCACAAACAGCTTCAAAAGAAGCATCATCAGCCAACATTGAATCTACTAATAAACCTTTATCTCTTGAGTCAAGCAACGTTTCACATAATGAACAAGCCACACCTTCGTCTGAAACAACTACACATCCTAGTGTTGAAACGTCTACAACACAAAACACTACTTCAGAGAAGCATAGTAATTCATCACAAGGTTCTGCCTTTTCACAAGAAAAAGCTACACCTGAACCTGCTACAAATGATGATAATACATCTTCACAAGAAAAAGCATCGTCAGAATCTACTTCAAATGAAAATAATACATCGCAATTCCATGGTACGGAGGTAAAACCTTCTCCTTCGACATCGGAGCAAAGTAAGTCTACGCAAGTAGAACCTACAAAAGAATCTACTTCTACTAAAGTTAAACAAACACCTCAAGAACCAACTCAACAACAGCAAAAGCGTAATGTTCCAGAATCACAACAATCTACACCTGCTTCAAAGCAAGTGTCTAAAAGTAGCAATACTACATCAGAACAAGCAGCACCGAAATCTCAACATGTGACTGTCAACAAAAGAATGGCAACAACTTCTGATAACACAAATAAACATACAATTTTACATACAAATGATATTCATGGCCGATTTGTAGAGGATGATGGAAGAGTCATCGGTATGGCTAAAGTAAAAGGTCTTAAAGACAAATATAATCCGGATTTAATGGTGGATTCAGGAGATGCTTTTCAAGGTTTACCTGTTTCTAACAATTCAAAGGGAGAAGAAATGGCCAAAGCTATGAATGGTGTTGGCTATGATGCAATGACTGTCGGAAACCATGAATTTGACTTTGGTTATGACCAATTACTTAAATTGCAAAAACAATTAAATTTCCCTATAGTTTCTTCTAATATCTATAAAAATGGCAAACGTGTATTTGATCCTTCAACAACAGTAACTAAAAACAATGTCCGTTATGGTATTGTAGGTGTCACGACACCTGAAACAAAAACTAAAACGTCACCTACTGCAGTTGAAGGTGTTGAATTTAAAGATCCGTTGACTAGTGTTAAGCAAGCCATGAATGAGATTAAAAATAATGTCGATGTTTTCGTTATCTTATCGCACTTAGGCGTAGATAAATCGACGCAAAAAACTTGGCGTGGTGATTATTTAATTGATCAACTTACGAAAGACGGTTCATTTAAACAACCTATCTTTGTATTAGATGGTCACTCACATACCGTGATTGATAAAGGCGAACATTATGGTACTAATAATGTACTCGCTCAAACTGGTACTGCACTAGCAAATGTAGGACGTGTGGATTTTACTTTTCAAAATCAAAAAGCGTCTGATATCAATGCATCGTTAATCAATGTAGCGGACGCCAAAGATATCACACCTGACCCACAAATTGATGCACAAACTAAAAAGGCAAATGACGACTTCTTAAAAGAAACATCAACAGTTGTTATACCTAATAATACAGTGACGTTAAATGGTGAACGTGCTCAAGCGCGCACGCAAGAAACAAACTTAGGTAACCTTATTACGGATGCTATGGAAGCATATGCCTCAAAGAACTTCTCACATCAACCTGTTTTCGCAATCACTAACGGTGGTGGTATTCGAGCTTCAATTGAAAAAGGTGAGGTTACTAAAAATGACATCATAACAGTGTTACCATTCGGTAATTTAATTTCTCAAATTCAAGTGAAAGGTTCAGATGTTGAAAAAGCATTTGAACACAG contains the following coding sequences:
- a CDS encoding 5'-nucleotidase C-terminal domain-containing protein produces the protein MKRYLIPLLVLCFIVFGITTGTSYAAESQATQSTNITATEEASQTASKEASSANIESTNKPLSLESSNVSHNEQATPSSETTTHPSVETSTTQNTTSEKHSNSSQGSAFSQEKATPEPATNDDNTSSQEKASSESTSNENNTSQFHGTEVKPSPSTSEQSKSTQVEPTKESTSTKVKQTPQEPTQQQQKRNVPESQQSTPASKQVSKSSNTTSEQAAPKSQHVTVNKRMATTSDNTNKHTILHTNDIHGRFVEDDGRVIGMAKVKGLKDKYNPDLMVDSGDAFQGLPVSNNSKGEEMAKAMNGVGYDAMTVGNHEFDFGYDQLLKLQKQLNFPIVSSNIYKNGKRVFDPSTTVTKNNVRYGIVGVTTPETKTKTSPTAVEGVEFKDPLTSVKQAMNEIKNNVDVFVILSHLGVDKSTQKTWRGDYLIDQLTKDGSFKQPIFVLDGHSHTVIDKGEHYGTNNVLAQTGTALANVGRVDFTFQNQKASDINASLINVADAKDITPDPQIDAQTKKANDDFLKETSTVVIPNNTVTLNGERAQARTQETNLGNLITDAMEAYASKNFSHQPVFAITNGGGIRASIEKGEVTKNDIITVLPFGNLISQIQVKGSDVEKAFEHSLSADTETQDGKKVLGANGGFLQVSDSLRVYYDINKASGQRINAIKVLNKENGEYEDLDPNRTYYVTTNDFTANQGDGYDMFGGQREEGISLDAVVAQYIKNTDLNQYNTEEPVRIINGLPESNEQPDTSKEDNDNNHSTNGHDGQQQTPDSNNDDKDNTGHINDNDDNIKDDNEADSSNKDNVIEFPNKDHQKDNDNVIEIPANNNQTHNSTNDNIVIPSTTDKMHTNNIKGNAIEHHPTSNLVSISNNNKGTRDQLTGNASHSQHCKDVIKFPVQINPKDNFYNETLITTNSNASKNSNLMFTQQHGAITSLPNAGLKDGSLEHGIAIILVVAGTGLIYIRTRKKSA